Proteins found in one Perca fluviatilis chromosome 9, GENO_Pfluv_1.0, whole genome shotgun sequence genomic segment:
- the si:dkey-183n20.15 gene encoding RING-HC_RNF170 domain-containing protein isoform X2, whose product MHPYHSSQSRLDHLHSEGPVGHGHLGSSTSLLLCAPEQSASTLMSRYKEFTQSCPSTSRDWHCPVCLQTASFPVQTNCGHLFCAPCLIAYWRHGSWLDAISCPLCRQKVSVLCNLFNESRSDRQSKEVLGEITDYNKRYSGAPRRLLARGLGTMGGLVWLFFFRVALCCVGTVLSISYPPLDPVSSANQLETDPSLCGLLGVLDDLVVVILLLICVININQQMAPESGGHSANATTSQGVMGNSL is encoded by the exons ATGCACCCCTACCACAGCTCTCAGTCCAG ACTGGACCATCTCCACTCTGAAGGTCCAGTTGGTCATGGCCACCTCGGGTCATCCACATCTCTGCTGCTGTGCGCGCCCGAGCAGTCAGCATCAACATTAATGAGCCGCTACAAG GAATTTACCCAGTCATGTCCATCCACAAGCCGAGACTGGCATTGTCCAGTCTGCTTGCAGACGGCTAGCTTCCCAGTCCAGACGAACTGCGGCCATTTGTTCTGTG CTCCCTGTCTGATCGCCTACTGGAGACATGGGTCCTGGTTGGATGCAATCAGCTGCCCTCTCTGCAGACAGAAG GTCAGCGTGCTGTGCAACCTTTTTAACGAGAGTCGGTCAGACCGCCAGTCAAAGGAAGTTCTTGGGGAAATCACAGACTACAACAAACGTTATTCTGGAGCCCCACGAAGG TTACTGGCCCGCGGCCTGGGCACCATGGGAGGACTCGTGTGGTTGTTTTTCTTCAGGGTGGCCCTGTGCTGTGTGGGGACCGTGCTGTCCATCTCCTACCCTCCTCTTGACCCTGTCTCATCAGCAAATCAGCTGGAAACAGACCCCTCCCTGTGTGGACTGCTGGGGGTCCTAGATGACCTGGTGGTGGTCATCCTGCTCCTTATCTGCGTTATCAACATCAACCAGCAAATGGCGCCAGAGAGCGGAGGACACTCTGCAAATGCTACAACCTCACAAGGAGTAATGGGGAATTCACTGTAG
- the pfas gene encoding phosphoribosylformylglycinamidine synthase, whose protein sequence is MAVVRFYSNEVVNGRALQRAAKLYPQLSITTELCYNVELTGCESLSAEQTEILLWLFRPPLQAEPLSEETNLTEGSGEKLVEIGPRLNFSTAWSTNAVSICQSAGLTNVTRVELSRRFLIKPKNGENVNELNGDTKKLIECLYDSMTECIYQHPITSFTVETKPQPVFEVDILGKGRAALETANDDLGLAFDSWDLDYYTSMFQRIQRNPTSVECFDLAQSNSEHSRHWFFRGRMKIDGQEQKETLFSLIMDTQQHSNQNNVIKFCDNSSGIKGMELECVYPKDPSQASPYETRRSLRHVIFTAETHNFPTGVAPFSGATTGTGGRIRDVQSAGQGGHVIAGTAGYCFGNLHIPGYVLPWESEGEGWEYPSSFAPPLQVAVEASDGASDYGNKFGEPVLSGFTRSFGMRLADGERREWIKPIMFSGGLGSIEDTHVKKEEAETGMEVVKIGGPVYRIGVGGGAASSVQVQGDNSSDRDLGAVQRGDAEMEQKMNRALRACLERSGGNPICSIHDQGAGGNGNVLKELSEPAGAVIYCSRFKKGDPTLSVLELWGAEYQESNALLLRPSDRGFLERVCQREKCPVDFVGNITGDGKIVLMDDDRVSGDQADRGRCPVDLQLEWVLGKMPQKEFEMERLAPTHQPLALPAGLKVKDALDRVLRLPAVASKRYLTNKVDRSVTGLVAQQQCVGPLHTPLADVAVVALSPFGLEGAATAIGEQPIKGLVCPAAGARMAVGEALTNLVFARVTALKDVKCSGNWMWAAKLPGEGACLWEACKAMCEVMGQLGVAIDGGKDSLSMAARVGKETVKAPGALVISAYAVCPDITATVTPDLEDPDGKGVLLWVPLSPGRHRLGGSALAQCYSQLGDCSPDLEQPELLTACFNTTQALIHDRLLSAGHDISDGGLISCLLEMAFAGNRGIDVELPSQGAGVTELLFSEELGLVLEVSQLNVETVCQRYSDAGVQCHRVGRTCGFGPEAVVSVGVDGQEVLREPLPNLRALWEDTSFQLERLQSNEICVKQEEEGLAKRTQPYFKLTFDPSEMPSISQLNAGQPRVAVVREEGSNGDREMSVSLYMAGFEVWDVNMQDLCSGSLTLESFKAVVFVGGFSYADVLGSAKGWAATVAYNPKAKAEFDRFRQRGDTLSLGVCNGCQLLALLGWVGEGEDGAETEVVLTHNKSGRFESRFVSVGIQESPSVWLRGMEGSALGVWVAHGEGLMQFRSSLAQDQIISGGLAPVRYLDDQGHPTEEYPLNPNGSPQGIAGLCSRDGRHLAMMPHPERCTLGWQTPWAPRDFRPSLTPSPWLRMFKNAAAWCSNTE, encoded by the exons ATGGCTGTAGTGAGGTTCTACAGTAATGAAGTTGTGAATGGGCGAGCCTTACAGAGGGCAGCCAAGCTCTACCCCCAGCTGTCCATCACCACTGAGCTGTGCTACAATGTGGAGCTGACAG GCTGTGAGAGTCTCAGTGCCGAGCAGACAGAGATTCTCCTCTGGTTGTTTCGTCCTCCCCTGCAGGCAGAGCCGCTGTCTGAGGAAACAAACCTCACAGAGGGCAGCGGGGAGAAACTGGTGGAGATTGGACCCAG GTTGAACTTCTCCACCGCCTGGTCCACTAACGCCGTGTCCATCTGCCAGAGCGCCGGCCTCACTAACGTCACACGGGTCGAGCTGTCTCGCAGATTTCTAATCAAG CCAAAGAATGGAGAGAACGTTAACGAACTCAATGGAGACACAAAGAAGCTGATTGAGTGTCTGTATGACAGTATGACAGAATGCATCTATCAACATCCCATCACCTCCTTCACGGTGGAAACCAAACCGCAGCCGGTGTTTGAGGTGGACATCCTGGGGAAGGGCCGTGCAGCCTTGGAGACGGCAAACGATGATCTGG GTCTGGCCTTTGATTCCTGGGATCTGGACTACTACACATCGATGTTCCAGAGGATTCAGAGGAACCCCACCAGTGTGGAGTGTTTCGACCTGGCCCAGTCCAACAG CGAGCACAGTCGTCACTGGTTCTTCCGAGGGCGGATGAAGATCGATGGGCAAGAGCAGAAGGAGACTCTTTTCAGTCTTATAATGGACACCCAGCAGCACAGCAACCAGAACAACGTCATCAAGTTCTGCGAcaacagcag tggtATCAAAGGGATGGAGCTGGAGTGTGTTTACCCAAAGGATCCATCCCAGGCCAGCCCGTATGAGACGCGGCGCTCACTAAGACACGTCATCTTTACCGCAGAGACGCACAACTTCCCAACAG GTGTAGCGCCATTCAGCGGGGCCACCACAGGCACAGGAGGTCGTATCAGAGATGTCCAGAGTGCTGGGCAGGGAGGCCACGTCATCGCCGGCACCGCAGGCTACTGCTTCGGCAACCTGCACATCCCAG GTTACGTTCTCCCCTGGGAGTCTGAAGGAGAGGGCTGGGAGTATCCTTCCAGCTTTGCCCCTCCGCTGCAGGTGGCAGTTGAAGCCAGTGATGGAGCCTCAGACTACGGCAACAAGTTTGGAGAACCTGTCCTGTCAG GTTTTACTCGTTCTTTCGGCATGCGGCTGGCTGATGGAGAGCGGCGAGAGTGGATTAAGCCAATCATGTTCAGCGGTGGTCTCGGTTCTATTGAAGACACACATGTAAAGAAAGAAGAAGCAGAGACCG GAATGGAAGTGGTGAAGATCGGAGGGCCGGTGTACAGAATCGGCGtgggaggaggagcagcctccTCTGTACAA GTCCAGGGTGACAACTCCAGCGACAGGGATCTGGGTGCAGTGCAGAGGGGAGACGCGGAGATGGAGCAGAAGATGAATCGCGCTCTCAGGGCGTGTCTGGAAAGAAGCGGCGGGAACCCAATCTGCAGTATACACGACCAGGGGGCAGGAGGAAACG GTAACGTGCTTAAGGAGCTGAGTGAGCCAGCGGGAGCCGTAATCTACTGCAGTAGATTCAAG AAAGGAGACCCCACACTGAGTGTGCTGGAGCTGTGGGGGGCAGAGTATCAGGAGAGCAATGCCCTGCTGCTCCGTCCATCGGACAGGGGCTTCCTGGAGAGGGTGTGTCAGAGGGAGAAGTGTCCTGTTGACTTTGTGGGAAACATCACTGGAGACGGCAAG ATTGTGCTGATGGATGATGATAGAGTCAGTGGGGATCAAGCAGACAGGGGGCGCTGTCCTGTCGACCTGCAGCTGGAGTGGGTTCTTGGGAAGATGCCGCAGAAGGAGTTTGAGATGGAGCGTCTGGCCCCGACCCATCAGCCTCTGGCTCTTCCTGCCGGGCTGAAAGTCAAAGACGCGCTGGACAGAGTTTTACGTTTGCCCGCTGTGGCGTCCAAGCGCTACCTGACCAACAAG GTGGACCGGTCTGTGACTGGGTTGGTTGCCCAGCAACAATGCGTCGGCCCTCTTCACACCCCATTGGCCGACGTGGCTGTTGTCGCTCTGTCACCGTTCGGCCTGGAGGGAGCAGCTACTGCCATCGGAGAGCAGCCAATCAAAGGCCTGGTCTGTCCTGCAGCCGGGGCTCGAATGGCTGTTGGAGAGGCTCTGACCAATTTGGTGTTTGCCAGAGTCACAGCTTTGAAG GATGTGAAGTGTAGTGGTAACTGGATGTGGGCTGCCAAGCTTCCCGGTGAGGGAGCCTGTCTATGGGAGGCCTGCAAAGCCATGTGTGAGGTCATGGGTCAGCTGGGAGTGGCCATTGACGGGGGCAAGGACTCTCTGAGTATGGCCGCTAGAGTGGGGAAAGAGACGGTCAAAGCTCCAG GTGCTCTGGTTATTTCGGCATATGCCGTTTGTCCTGACATCACAGCTACTGTGACGCCTGACCTCGAGGATCCAGATGGCAAAG GTGTGTTGTTGTGGGTTCCTCTCAGTCCAGGCCGTCATCGCCTGGGAGGCTCTGCCCTGGCTCAGTGCTACAGCCAGCTGGGAGACTGCTCTCCTGACCTGGAGCAGCCAGAACTATTGACTGCCTGCTTCAACACCACACAGGCGCTCATACACG ATCGTCTGCTGAGTGCAGGACATGACATCAGCGATGGAGGCCTCATTTCCTGCTTGCTGGAGATGGCGTTTGCAGGAAACCGTGGGATTGATGTTGAGCTGCCATCACAAGGAGCTGGAG TCACGGAGCTGTTGTTCAGCGAGGAGCTGGGTCTGGTTCTGGAGGTTTCACAGCTCAATGTTGAAACGGTGTGTCAGAGATACAGTGACGCAGGCGTGCAGTGCCACCGCGTCGGCAGAACCTGCGGCTTTGGACCAGAGGCTGTG GTCAGTGTTGGTGTGGATGGACAGGAGGTACTGAGAGAGCCACTGCCTAACCTCAGAGCATTATGGGAGGACACCAGTTTCCAGCTGGAGCGCCTCCAGTCCAATGAGATCTGTGTtaaacaggaagaggaaggacTAGCCAAGAGGACACAGCCCTacttcaaactgacctttgacccctccgAAATGCCCAGCATCAGCCAGCTCA ATGCAGGTCAGCCTCGTGTAGCTGTGGTCAGGGAAGAGGGCAGTAACGGAGACCGAgagatgtctgtgtctctgtacaTGGCCGGCTTTGAG GTGTGGGATGTCAACATGCAGGACCTGTGCTCTGGCTCCCTAACGCTGGAGTCTTTTAAAGCAGTCGTGTTCGTAGGTGGATTCAGCTACGCAGATGTCCTGGGATCAGccaaag GTTGGGCTGCTACTGTTGCATATAACCCCAAGGCCAAAGCTGAGTTTGATCGCTTCAGGCAGCGGGGAGACACACTGAGTCTGGGAGTGTGTAATGGCTGCCAGCTGCTCGCCCTGCTGGGCTGGGTGGGAGAGGGCGAGGATGGAGCAG AGACTGAAGTAGTGCTGACCCATAATAAGTCCGGCAGGTTTGAGTCTCGGTTCGTCAGCGTGGGGATCCAGGAGTCCCCGTCGGTCTGGCTCAGAGGCATGGAGGGCTCGGCTCTGGGAGTCTGGGTTGCACATGGAGAAG GTCTGATGCAATTCCGTAGCTCCCTGGCCCAGGACCAGATCATTTCTGGTGGGCTCGCCCCCGTCCGTTATCTTGACGACCAGGGTCATCCCACTGAAGAGTACCCTCTGAACCCTAACGGCTCCccgcagggcatagcagggctcTGCTCTAGGGACGGGAGACACCTGGCCATGATGCCCCACCCGGAGCGCTGCACCCTGGGCTGGCAGACGCCCTGGGCCCCGAGGGATTTCAGACCTTCTCTCACCCCTTCACCCTGGCTACGCATGTTCAAGAACGCAGCTGCCTGGTGCAGCAACACAGAGTGA
- the si:dkey-183n20.15 gene encoding RING-HC_RNF170 domain-containing protein isoform X1 produces the protein MHPYHSSQSRLDHLHSEGPVGHGHLGSSTSLLLCAPEQSASTLMSRYKEFTQSCPSTSRDWHCPVCLQTASFPVQTNCGHLFCAPCLIAYWRHGSWLDAISCPLCRQKVSVLCNLFNESRSDRQSKEVLGEITDYNKRYSGAPRRVTDYLCDVPLLLQLLARGLGTMGGLVWLFFFRVALCCVGTVLSISYPPLDPVSSANQLETDPSLCGLLGVLDDLVVVILLLICVININQQMAPESGGHSANATTSQGVMGNSL, from the exons ATGCACCCCTACCACAGCTCTCAGTCCAG ACTGGACCATCTCCACTCTGAAGGTCCAGTTGGTCATGGCCACCTCGGGTCATCCACATCTCTGCTGCTGTGCGCGCCCGAGCAGTCAGCATCAACATTAATGAGCCGCTACAAG GAATTTACCCAGTCATGTCCATCCACAAGCCGAGACTGGCATTGTCCAGTCTGCTTGCAGACGGCTAGCTTCCCAGTCCAGACGAACTGCGGCCATTTGTTCTGTG CTCCCTGTCTGATCGCCTACTGGAGACATGGGTCCTGGTTGGATGCAATCAGCTGCCCTCTCTGCAGACAGAAG GTCAGCGTGCTGTGCAACCTTTTTAACGAGAGTCGGTCAGACCGCCAGTCAAAGGAAGTTCTTGGGGAAATCACAGACTACAACAAACGTTATTCTGGAGCCCCACGAAGG GTAACAGACTATCTATGTGACGTGCCCCTTCTCCTGCAGTTACTGGCCCGCGGCCTGGGCACCATGGGAGGACTCGTGTGGTTGTTTTTCTTCAGGGTGGCCCTGTGCTGTGTGGGGACCGTGCTGTCCATCTCCTACCCTCCTCTTGACCCTGTCTCATCAGCAAATCAGCTGGAAACAGACCCCTCCCTGTGTGGACTGCTGGGGGTCCTAGATGACCTGGTGGTGGTCATCCTGCTCCTTATCTGCGTTATCAACATCAACCAGCAAATGGCGCCAGAGAGCGGAGGACACTCTGCAAATGCTACAACCTCACAAGGAGTAATGGGGAATTCACTGTAG